The Desulfonatronum thiodismutans genome contains the following window.
AATTGAATTCAGAGCAAAACTTTTTGAGCCGATTTGAATACTGTGTTTCGTCTTGACCGTCGAATTGAAAATAGTTAATTTGCATTTGATCCTTTCTCCTGTTTTGTATTGTTACCGTGAAGAAGTTACATTCTAAACAGTGAGAAAGGATCTTTCAAGCAAAATCCCTCTTAAGTTTCAACATATTGACATTTAGTCAGACTGTAACAGGAACCCCGAAAGTTGAGTATAAGCGCTGTTATGCTGAATACATCTCGAAAAATTGGGAAATCCAAAATAGCTCATTCCACAAAGCAAGGTGACAGTCATGCAAAACAGATTACTTGCCTCTCAAAAGATTTCCGATCTACACATTGCGCAGGTTTTTTTCGATGGCGTCAACCAGACGATCAGCCTTCCTGGTGATTTCCGAATTATGGCCAAAGAAGTCTTCATCCGCAAGCATGGCGAGGACATTATCCTCAGCCCAAAAGTGGGAACATGGGATGAATATTTTGCCACGGGACATCTTCTCGACAATGATTTTCCGGAAGAGATTCACGAACCTCCCATGGATATTCGCGAGGATTTCTGATGCGGTACATGCTTGATACCAATATTTGCATTGCCGTGATGAAGGGCGACGCAGTCACAAGAAACAAGCTCCGCACTATTTCGGTTCAAAATGTGGGCATATCCGGGATCGTTTTTGCTGAACTTGCATATGGGGTGAAAAAAAGTGAACAAAAAGAGCAAAATGCAAAAGCACTCTCTGACTTCATCGCCTTATGTCAGCTTTGGGACTGGCCTTTTCAAGCCGCGGACGTTTATGGGGAGATACGTACGCAACTGGAAGCGAGCGGCATGATTATTGGAGCCAATGACTTGCTGATTGCCGCTCATGCACGTTTTTTAGGAGCCGTCCTCGTCACCAGAAATGTTCGTGAATTCAAGAGGGTGTCTGGTTTGGTTATCGAAAATTGGGTTGCGTGAATCAGGGGCCGCCTCAGAGACATCGCCCGTGAAAGGCCGTTGAAAACGTCAGGACGAGAAAAAAAGGGCGCACCATGGTGCGCCCTTTTGTGTTTCGTATGGCTGCCAAGGCTGCTCAGCTGTTCAAAATCTCCATGGCCTCGTCCAGGTACGCGTCCATGACGTAGGGGATGCCGGTGAGTTTGGCGCATTCCTCGGTCAGGGACATCAGTTCATTGCGGGTGACGGAAGCCAGGTTGAAGCAGCGGGCTCCGGCCATGAGTTGTTGCAGGCCGACCCTGATCCGGTCGCAGTAGCTGTAGATGCCCACCGCGCCCAGGGGGATGTTGGGCATTTCGTCCGCGCCTACCAGATCCTTGACCTTGGAATAGTCGGTGAAAATTTCCTCCGGGGTGGTCCCGTAGGCCGAAACGGTTTTGGGCAGGTCGTTTTCGTTCATCCACTTGGCGATGTTCTTGCCCACCATGCCCGGGATCATCAGAGCCCGGCCCATGCAGACCGCCTTGGTGTACGGAGCGCCCAGGGCCAAGGCCTTGAAAATGCCGTCCTCGCTGGAAAAGGCTCCGGCAAAGGCCAGGTCGGGCACGCGCAGGCCGCGTCCTTCCAGATGCTTGGCGAACTTGTAGGCCGCCGTGTGCAGGTACAGGCTGGGCACGCCCCATTCGGCCATCATCCGCCAGGGGCTCATGCCCGTGCCTCCGGGTGCGCCGTCGATGGTCAGCAGGTCGATTTCCGCCTTGCTGCTCCAGCGCATGGCCAGAGCCAGCTCGCGCATGCCGTAGGCCCCGGTCTTCAGGGTGATCCGCTTGTAGCCCAGCTTGCGCAGTCGCGCCACCTCGGCCATGAAGGATTCCTCGGAAATAAAGCCCAGGCGGCTGTGCCGTTCGAACTCCTTAATGCCGCCGGAGTTGAAGGCCGCCTGGTTGACCGGATCGGACGGGTCCGGGGTGACGATGTAGCCCCGACGTTGCAGTTCCAGGGCCCGCTCCAGGCTGTGGACCATGATCTCGCCGCCGATGGACTTGGCGCCCTGGCCCCATTTCAGCTCAATGGATTCCTGGCCGTGCGTGTCGATCAGGTATTCGGCCACGCCCAGGCGCCCGTCCTCCACGTTCATCTGGACCAGCATTTCCCCGAACCCGCGGTGATAGCGACGATAAACCTCAATGCGTCGGGCCATTTCCGGGGACTTGACGACCATGTTGGAACTGTTCAACTCCAGGCCGGGGTCGATGCCGCAGACATTCTCGCCGCAGACCAGGCTGATGCCGCTGATGGCCGCGCCTATGGCGAAGTGCTCCCAGTTGGCCCGGGCAATTTCCGTTGAGCCCAGCGCTCCGGTGAAAATCGGCACCTCCATGGCGGTCTTGGAGTTCCAGCCGTATTCGGTGCGGGTGTCCACCTTGGGAAACAGGGCCGTATCCGGTCCGGGCTCCACGCCTTCGGGCATGCCCTTGGCGCCCATGGCGTAGCCCTGGATGTTCAGATGGGAGTAGTCCAGGGGATAATCCTTGTCCCCGCCGGCCGTGACCTTGCCGAACGGTCCGGGATAGATCACTTCGCGGCCGCGAAACGTGGACTTGAAAATTTCACAATTGCCCCGGCAACCGTCCACGCAGCGGGTACAGATTCCGCTCATGGCCACGACGCTCTTGGAGCGGTTGAAGCTCTGGGTGGCTTCGTTGGCATTGGGTTTGTTCAGATTCATGTTTTCCTCCAAAAAAAGACATTAGTGCGGACAAGCCCGGATTTCCTACATTAATGTAGGGAGGAAAGGCAAGGGGGAGAGGAAATCTCCCTCGGCTTGCCTTTTCAAGAAATATGGGCTTGATGGCCTTTGCCGGATACACCAACCATTCTGATCAACGAGAGGGAATCGTGCGGAAAAAACCAAATATCATCGTATCGTCTGTGGATGCCAAGCGGCTGGAGATGTTGCTGGACTCGCTTTCATCGAACTCGTTTCCCGGCATGGCCGAACTGGAGGCGGAATTGGAGCGGGCCAAGATCGTCGCGCCGGAGGAGGTCCCCGGAACCGTGGTGACCATGAACTCCACCGTGAAGTTTCGGGTGGAGCCTTCAGGAGAGGAGTTCGTCATGACTCTGGTCTATCCGGGCAGTGAGGATTCCCAGGGCCAAAAAATTTCGATTCTGGCCCCGGTGGGCAGCGCCTTGCTGGGGCTGACCCAGGGAGATGAAATCGAATGGCCGCGACCCGGAGGCGGAATGATGCGTGTATCGATCGTGGACGTGATCTTCCAGCCAGAGCGTTCCGGAGATTATCGCACGTAGTGAACCGGGTCGGCGGATGCCTCGGAAGTGTCTTGCGCAAGTATCTCGCGAACCGTTTCCGCCAGGGCCTGAAGATGGAACGGTTTGCCCAGGAATCCCGCGGCTCCGGTGGCGAGAACGCTGGAGCCATGGCCGTCGGCAACGTAGCCGCTGACGATCAGGACCCGGAGCTTCGGGTCCAGCTTCAAAAGGACATTCAAGGTTTTCAGGCCGCCTATGCCCGGCATGTTCAGATCCAGGACCACGAGATGGAACGCTTCCGGGTCGGCCTGAATCCGGTCCAAGGCTTGCTCTCCGCGGGAGACCTCCTCCACCGCGTATCCTTGCAGGCGCAGGCCTTCCACTGTGGTTTCCCTGACCAGATCGTCGTCGTCCACGACGAGAATTCTGGTTTGGGGGGAGTCGGCGCTGTCCGGGGCGTCAATTTGTTGGATGGACTTCGATGGAGCGGGGATTGGTTCGGCCGAGAGGGGCTGAACGTGGTCCGTGGGTTGGTCCGTGGCCGGGAAGTCGATGACAAAGGTCGTTCCGCCGCCCGGCGTGGTGATGCAGGTGATGCGCCCGCCGTGGCTTTGAACCGTGCCGTAGACCGAAGCCAGCCCCAGTCCGGTACCTTTGTCCACTTCCTTGGTGGTGAAGAAAGGGTCGAAAATTTTCTGGGCCGTGTCCTGGTCCATGCCGGTGCCGGTGTCCGTGACCAACAGGCGGACAGTACCCGTCGCGGATGACGGGGAGGCGTCTTCATCCGGGATGTTTTGGGTTGTGATCGTCAGGGTGCCGAATCCGGCCATGGCGTCGGCGGCATTGGTGCCGAGGTTGAAAATGATCTGCTCGATCTGAAGCGGGTCGGCCAGGATCGGCCTCAGATCCGGGGCTAAATGGACGCGGATGTCGATCATCTTGGGGATGGTCCGTTGGAGAACGGCTACTGCTTCCGTGATTTCCCGGTTCAGGTCCATGGGACGATGGTTGCCCGGAGTTTTCCTGCTGTAGGCCAGAAGCTGGCGGATCAGCTCCGCGCCCCGGTTGCAGGCCTTGTGGATGCTCAGCAGGCCCAGGTAGTCTTCGTCTTCTTTGGTTTTTCGGTTCAGCATGAGCTGGGCCATGCCGCCCACGGCCTGGAGGATGTTGTTGAAATCGTGAGCCATGCCTCCGGCCAGGGTGCCCAGGGCCTCGATCTTCTGGGCTTGGCGTAACTGCTCCTCCAACTCCTTTTCCTGGGAGATATCGCTGAGAAAGCCGTCGTAGGAAATCAAGGTCCCATCCTGGTCCCGAACAGCCTTGGTGTTCATGGAAACCCAAATCGGCGTTCCGTCGCGGCGTTTCAGCCGCACCTTGTAATTCTTGACCATGCCGCAGCGCTCAAGTTCCTGCTTGTAAGCCTCTCGGTCCGCGGGATCGGCGTAGAGCTGGGTCGCGATGTCCGTGATCGTGTCCAGCATTTCTTGAGGTGAGCCGTAGCCTACAAGCTCGGCATACATCGGGTTGACCCGCAGAAACCGTCCATCCGACGTGGCCTGAAAGACGGCCACCGGCGCGTTGTCGAACAGCTCCTTGTATTTGCTCTCCGCCTTGGCCTGGGCGGCTTCGGCCTGTTTGCGCTTCGTGATGTCCCGAAACGTTCCTTCCACTCCGAGTACGTTGCCTTCGTCGTCGATATACAGTCGGCTGTTGGTGGAAACATGGACCGGGGCGCCGTCCCGGCGTTTCAGGGTGACCTCGTAATCTAGAACCTCGCCCTGGCGTTTCAGGGCCAGCAGTAGTCCTTGCCGCTCCTCCGGGTGTAGATAAAACGAGGCTGCCGGACGACCGATGATTTCTTCCAGGCTGGAGCATCCGAACAAGGGGAGGGCCGATGGGCTGGCCAAGGTGATGTTCCCCTGGGCGTCCGTGCGATAATAGACGTCCAGGATGTTTTCCAGCACGGACCGGTAGCGGGCTTCGCTTTTTCGCAACTCCTGGGTGCGTTCCTCCAGGCGTTCCTCGACCCGCAACAGGGCCCGCTCCCTTCGAGCATTGGTGCAGAGATCAATAAGGTAGTCCGGGCTGAAGGGCTTGCGCACATAGGCCGCGGCCCCTTTGCGGGTGCATTTCAGGGCGATTTCCGGTTTGGAATCGCTGGTGATCACGATGCACACCGTTTCCGGTCGATGGCTCATGAACTCTTCCAGGACCGAGTCGCCGAGTTGGTCGGGCAAATGGTAATCCAGGATCACCAGCTCGAAGGGCAGATTGTGAAACAGCTCGCGTCCGGCTGCCGCGGTCAGGGCCACATGGGCCCGGTATCCTCGGGCGGCAAACTCGCTTTGCAACAGGAGAGCCATGGAGCGGCTGTCTTCGATGATCAGGACCAGGCGGTCCAGTGGTTGTTTGTGCCCTCGGAGCAGGTCGCGGACCGTTTTCAGAAAACGGGGGATGTTTAGGGGGATGGGCTCGAAAGCGTCGGCCCCGGTTTCAACGGTGACCCGCGCGGCTTCCTCGCCTGAGAAGGTCGCCGAGGCCACCATCAGCGGGACGGTGTTGTAATCCGGGTAATCAGGAGAGCGCAGCAGACGACAGAAGCGCCATCCGTCAATCAGGGGCATGTACAGGTCGG
Protein-coding sequences here:
- a CDS encoding antitoxin — translated: MQNRLLASQKISDLHIAQVFFDGVNQTISLPGDFRIMAKEVFIRKHGEDIILSPKVGTWDEYFATGHLLDNDFPEEIHEPPMDIREDF
- the vapC gene encoding type II toxin-antitoxin system tRNA(fMet)-specific endonuclease VapC; protein product: MRYMLDTNICIAVMKGDAVTRNKLRTISVQNVGISGIVFAELAYGVKKSEQKEQNAKALSDFIALCQLWDWPFQAADVYGEIRTQLEASGMIIGANDLLIAAHARFLGAVLVTRNVREFKRVSGLVIENWVA
- a CDS encoding FMN-binding glutamate synthase family protein; protein product: MNLNKPNANEATQSFNRSKSVVAMSGICTRCVDGCRGNCEIFKSTFRGREVIYPGPFGKVTAGGDKDYPLDYSHLNIQGYAMGAKGMPEGVEPGPDTALFPKVDTRTEYGWNSKTAMEVPIFTGALGSTEIARANWEHFAIGAAISGISLVCGENVCGIDPGLELNSSNMVVKSPEMARRIEVYRRYHRGFGEMLVQMNVEDGRLGVAEYLIDTHGQESIELKWGQGAKSIGGEIMVHSLERALELQRRGYIVTPDPSDPVNQAAFNSGGIKEFERHSRLGFISEESFMAEVARLRKLGYKRITLKTGAYGMRELALAMRWSSKAEIDLLTIDGAPGGTGMSPWRMMAEWGVPSLYLHTAAYKFAKHLEGRGLRVPDLAFAGAFSSEDGIFKALALGAPYTKAVCMGRALMIPGMVGKNIAKWMNENDLPKTVSAYGTTPEEIFTDYSKVKDLVGADEMPNIPLGAVGIYSYCDRIRVGLQQLMAGARCFNLASVTRNELMSLTEECAKLTGIPYVMDAYLDEAMEILNS
- the rnk gene encoding nucleoside diphosphate kinase regulator; translation: MRKKPNIIVSSVDAKRLEMLLDSLSSNSFPGMAELEAELERAKIVAPEEVPGTVVTMNSTVKFRVEPSGEEFVMTLVYPGSEDSQGQKISILAPVGSALLGLTQGDEIEWPRPGGGMMRVSIVDVIFQPERSGDYRT
- a CDS encoding response regulator, with amino-acid sequence MTNERNTPCIVLVNDDQAQLTIMTNLLRMEGLRVRPFSSAEEALQGMADDPPPDLILTDLYMPLIDGWRFCRLLRSPDYPDYNTVPLMVASATFSGEEAARVTVETGADAFEPIPLNIPRFLKTVRDLLRGHKQPLDRLVLIIEDSRSMALLLQSEFAARGYRAHVALTAAAGRELFHNLPFELVILDYHLPDQLGDSVLEEFMSHRPETVCIVITSDSKPEIALKCTRKGAAAYVRKPFSPDYLIDLCTNARRERALLRVEERLEERTQELRKSEARYRSVLENILDVYYRTDAQGNITLASPSALPLFGCSSLEEIIGRPAASFYLHPEERQGLLLALKRQGEVLDYEVTLKRRDGAPVHVSTNSRLYIDDEGNVLGVEGTFRDITKRKQAEAAQAKAESKYKELFDNAPVAVFQATSDGRFLRVNPMYAELVGYGSPQEMLDTITDIATQLYADPADREAYKQELERCGMVKNYKVRLKRRDGTPIWVSMNTKAVRDQDGTLISYDGFLSDISQEKELEEQLRQAQKIEALGTLAGGMAHDFNNILQAVGGMAQLMLNRKTKEDEDYLGLLSIHKACNRGAELIRQLLAYSRKTPGNHRPMDLNREITEAVAVLQRTIPKMIDIRVHLAPDLRPILADPLQIEQIIFNLGTNAADAMAGFGTLTITTQNIPDEDASPSSATGTVRLLVTDTGTGMDQDTAQKIFDPFFTTKEVDKGTGLGLASVYGTVQSHGGRITCITTPGGGTTFVIDFPATDQPTDHVQPLSAEPIPAPSKSIQQIDAPDSADSPQTRILVVDDDDLVRETTVEGLRLQGYAVEEVSRGEQALDRIQADPEAFHLVVLDLNMPGIGGLKTLNVLLKLDPKLRVLIVSGYVADGHGSSVLATGAAGFLGKPFHLQALAETVREILAQDTSEASADPVHYVR